The segment AGTTTGCCGATGTTGACCATGGCCTCGGCCAGTTTTTGCCCGTCCTCAAGGGTTTTCATGAAGGCACCAGAGCCCACTTTGACATCCAGCACAATGGTTTTTGCGCCAGCAGCCAGTTTTTTGCTCATGATGGAACTGGCGATCAAAGGCAGGCAGTCCACGGTGGCGGTCACGTCACGCAGGGCGTACAAGAGGCCATCGGCAGGGGCGAGGTTTTTGCTCTGGCCCACCAGTGAAAGACCGATTTCCTTGGCCTGATTCAGGAAAGCCTCGTCGGAGAGCACCGGGCTCCATCCGGGAATGCTTTCCAGTTTGTCGATGGTGCCTCCGGTGTGGGCGAGGCCGCGTCCACTCATTTTGGCCACGGTGAGGCCCAGAGCGGCCAGCATGGGGGCCAGCACCAGACTGGTTTTGTCGCCGACCCCTCCGGTGGAATGCTTGTCCACGGTGTGAGGCAAGCTGGACAGGTCGAGCATGTCGCCGCTTTCGGCCATGGCGAGGGTCAGGTGGGTGGTTTCTTCGGCGGTCATGCCTTTGAAGAAAACCGCCATCAACCATGCAGCCACCTGATAGTCGGGCACCTGCCCATCCACGTAACCCTGCACCAGAAAGCGCAGTTCTTCTGCAGTGTGCTGGCCTCCGTCGCGTTTTTTCTGGATCAGGTCGGGGACACGCATCAGTACCCTCCACCTGCGTTCTGACCTTGCATCAGGAGGACGCCGCTGGATGTGCCCAGACGGG is part of the Deinococcus misasensis DSM 22328 genome and harbors:
- a CDS encoding thymidine phosphorylase yields the protein MRVPDLIQKKRDGGQHTAEELRFLVQGYVDGQVPDYQVAAWLMAVFFKGMTAEETTHLTLAMAESGDMLDLSSLPHTVDKHSTGGVGDKTSLVLAPMLAALGLTVAKMSGRGLAHTGGTIDKLESIPGWSPVLSDEAFLNQAKEIGLSLVGQSKNLAPADGLLYALRDVTATVDCLPLIASSIMSKKLAAGAKTIVLDVKVGSGAFMKTLEDGQKLAEAMVNIGKLSGRNVRAVLTDMETPLGFMTGNTLEVLEAISTLQGQGPEDLRELCLALAKETLLAEGYSEAEAESRPRAVLQDGSALAKLKAFVASQGGDPRYIDDPSLFYVAEDKAEILAEQSGFVAHIEALKVGQALLVLGGGRETKGEAIDHSVGIELLKKIGDAVQAGEPIARIYHNQKGKDAAVQLVKEAVRVDSEKPAEVGLILGRVG